The following are from one region of the Maribacter aquivivus genome:
- a CDS encoding sterol desaturase family protein, with protein MEAYIDAFLNAITGTLSWTWKSIIFQVPWYLNYFWGLISISLIVWFLEIVFPWRKQQGVFRKDFWLDGFYMFFNFFLFAIAISGIYKLLQVFFTDIGIKANSLALIDISGWPMWGQLLLFFIVLDFVQWFTHTLLHKYAFLWKFHQVHHSVKEMGFAAHLRYHWMENILYKPLKTFGVMILGGFEPEQAYIVHFIAIAIGHFNHSNIKITWGPLKYILNNPVMHLYHHAYDLPEGTYGVNFGISLSLWDYLFKTNYIPEDSGDVKLGYPGDENLPKDFLGQMTHGFKSKKK; from the coding sequence ATGGAAGCTTATATAGATGCGTTTTTAAATGCGATAACAGGAACTTTAAGTTGGACCTGGAAATCAATCATTTTTCAAGTCCCTTGGTATCTTAATTACTTTTGGGGCTTAATTTCTATATCGCTTATAGTTTGGTTTTTAGAAATTGTTTTCCCTTGGAGAAAACAACAAGGGGTTTTTAGAAAAGACTTTTGGCTAGACGGTTTTTATATGTTCTTCAACTTCTTTCTGTTTGCTATTGCCATTAGCGGTATTTATAAATTATTGCAAGTGTTTTTTACTGATATCGGTATAAAAGCAAATAGTTTGGCACTAATAGATATCTCTGGTTGGCCAATGTGGGGTCAACTTTTATTATTCTTTATCGTATTAGATTTTGTGCAATGGTTTACACATACATTATTACACAAATACGCCTTTCTATGGAAGTTTCATCAAGTACACCATAGCGTAAAAGAAATGGGCTTTGCAGCTCATTTGCGTTATCATTGGATGGAGAATATTCTGTACAAACCATTAAAGACTTTCGGCGTAATGATTCTTGGTGGTTTTGAGCCAGAGCAAGCTTACATTGTTCATTTTATAGCCATAGCAATTGGGCATTTCAATCATTCTAACATAAAAATTACATGGGGACCTTTAAAGTATATTTTAAATAACCCGGTAATGCATTTGTATCATCACGCATATGACTTACCAGAAGGAACATATGGTGTAAATTTTGGAATTAGCTTAAGCCTGTGGGATTATTTATTTAAAACCAATTATATACCAGAAGATAGTGGAGATGTGAAATTAGGTTACCCAGGAGATGAGAATTTACCAAAAGACTTTTTAGGACAGATGACCCATGGGTTTAAATCAAAGAAGAAGTAA
- a CDS encoding Tll0287-like domain-containing protein: MKNILLVSMIVFAISCKDAPKVKQEVLDNSDSTSFSVGTQEIDTKINDSLLLEKGKMYAQSTQKVLGKNLMLNIQKNGPLGAVKFCNEKAYPLTDSMAIAHHAKIKRVSDKPRNQNNKANKKELEYIAFFKSKINNNESYEPILTNENGITNFYSPIVTNTMCLNCHGVPETNIDPKVTQLLNDKYPYDKAIGYKENEVRGIWSISFKDEQNK, encoded by the coding sequence ATGAAAAATATTTTATTAGTGTCAATGATTGTTTTTGCAATCAGTTGTAAAGATGCTCCAAAGGTAAAACAAGAAGTTTTAGATAATTCTGACAGTACATCTTTTAGCGTTGGCACGCAAGAAATAGATACTAAAATAAACGATAGTCTACTCTTAGAAAAGGGTAAAATGTATGCGCAAAGTACCCAAAAAGTACTAGGTAAGAACCTTATGCTCAACATTCAAAAAAATGGTCCATTAGGTGCTGTAAAGTTTTGTAATGAAAAGGCATATCCTCTAACAGATAGTATGGCAATTGCTCATCATGCTAAAATTAAAAGGGTAAGTGATAAACCAAGAAATCAAAATAATAAAGCAAATAAAAAAGAGCTTGAATATATTGCGTTTTTTAAATCAAAAATTAATAATAACGAGTCTTACGAACCTATACTAACTAACGAGAATGGAATTACTAATTTCTATTCCCCTATTGTTACCAATACCATGTGCCTAAACTGCCATGGTGTACCAGAAACAAATATTGACCCAAAAGTTACCCAACTTTTAAACGATAAATACCCATATGATAAAGCCATAGGCTATAAAGAAAATGAGGTACGAGGCATTTGGAGTATAAGTTTTAAAGACGAACAAAATAAATAA
- a CDS encoding YgaP family membrane protein — MKKNMGTTDKFIRFIIAAALIIAFLTNTVTGVLGYVALAVAAIFILTSFVSFCPLYTLFGGSTCKVK, encoded by the coding sequence ATGAAGAAAAATATGGGAACCACAGACAAATTCATAAGATTTATAATTGCCGCAGCGCTTATAATTGCATTTTTGACAAATACCGTTACCGGTGTTTTAGGTTATGTGGCACTAGCTGTTGCAGCTATTTTTATCTTGACTTCTTTCGTAAGCTTTTGCCCGCTGTATACGTTGTTTGGTGGTAGCACTTGTAAGGTTAAATAG
- a CDS encoding cation transporter, protein MTSVIPIQNLKCGGCAKTIITKLEEIPTITNVSVSVESSSVSFDALKQEDIATAKTKLKAIGYPSLDQENSVLSKAKSFVSCATGKLAD, encoded by the coding sequence ATGACTTCAGTAATTCCTATTCAAAATTTAAAATGTGGTGGTTGTGCCAAAACAATTATCACCAAATTAGAAGAGATACCTACCATAACGAATGTATCTGTATCAGTAGAATCATCATCGGTTTCTTTTGATGCTTTAAAGCAAGAAGATATAGCTACTGCAAAAACCAAATTAAAGGCAATTGGCTACCCAAGTCTAGATCAAGAGAACTCAGTACTATCTAAAGCGAAGTCTTTCGTAAGTTGTGCTACAGGTAAACTAGCAGACTAA
- a CDS encoding OprD family outer membrane porin yields the protein MRILLVLLICLPIFSMAQDTVAVKKKGILSGQWRTYYMMTSNKGALKDFNALATGGKLKYQYTLLENLDIGAALYNATNLGLQDLTIPDATTGRISRYEEGLFDRLDLENDSVFLLGELYAKYHLAQHSFTLGRMKINSPLINPEDGRMIPTLVQGFWYKYNKQKTSFQFGILNEIAPRSTGEFYGIGESIGTYPVGRNKLGTASQYADNTASDYILMANVDFEVTDDFNVKIWNQYVDNIFNSFYIKPAYKISKSLTLEGEWLHQNKVGDGGSSVDSLRYYNQNTADVLGLKIGYKSKVGLVSLAYNRILPHGQFISPREWGREDLFSFQKRERSEGSADNHALVLNYKKDITISKDLNLMSILSIGKHWKPDPTDATLNKYAMPNNTHINLDIFFDIKKLKRLRPELLLTSKIGNGDIPDNANLYFNKVDMFHLDLIINYNF from the coding sequence ATGCGAATACTATTAGTACTACTTATTTGTCTACCTATTTTTTCTATGGCCCAAGATACTGTTGCGGTAAAGAAAAAAGGAATTTTATCTGGGCAATGGCGAACGTATTATATGATGACCTCAAATAAAGGGGCATTAAAAGACTTTAATGCTTTAGCGACAGGAGGTAAATTAAAGTACCAGTATACTCTACTAGAAAACTTAGATATAGGTGCAGCATTATATAATGCTACCAATTTAGGATTACAAGATTTAACAATACCAGATGCAACAACTGGAAGAATTAGTAGATACGAGGAAGGACTTTTCGATAGGTTAGATTTAGAAAATGATTCTGTTTTTTTATTAGGAGAACTATATGCGAAATATCACCTAGCTCAGCATTCATTTACGCTTGGGCGGATGAAAATTAATAGTCCGTTAATTAACCCGGAAGATGGTAGAATGATACCCACTTTGGTACAAGGATTTTGGTATAAATACAATAAACAAAAGACATCGTTTCAGTTTGGAATATTAAATGAAATAGCACCACGCTCCACGGGAGAGTTTTATGGTATTGGTGAAAGTATAGGCACATACCCTGTAGGTAGAAATAAACTTGGTACTGCATCTCAGTATGCAGACAACACCGCATCTGATTATATTTTAATGGCAAATGTCGATTTTGAAGTAACTGACGATTTTAATGTGAAAATATGGAACCAATATGTAGATAATATATTCAATTCGTTCTATATAAAACCTGCTTATAAAATATCTAAATCGTTGACGTTAGAAGGGGAGTGGCTACATCAAAATAAGGTGGGTGATGGTGGTAGCAGTGTAGACTCACTTCGCTACTATAATCAGAATACTGCAGATGTTTTAGGGTTGAAAATTGGGTATAAAAGTAAAGTAGGACTAGTTTCTTTAGCATATAATAGAATTTTACCACACGGTCAATTTATATCGCCAAGAGAATGGGGTAGAGAAGATTTATTCAGTTTTCAAAAGCGGGAGCGCAGCGAAGGTTCTGCGGATAATCATGCACTGGTTTTAAATTATAAAAAAGACATTACCATTTCAAAAGATCTAAATCTTATGTCGATCTTAAGTATCGGTAAGCATTGGAAACCAGATCCAACCGATGCAACTTTAAATAAGTATGCTATGCCAAATAATACGCATATTAATCTTGATATTTTCTTCGATATTAAAAAGTTGAAACGCTTAAGACCAGAACTGTTGTTGACCTCTAAAATTGGTAATGGTGATATACCAGACAATGCTAATCTCTATTTTAATAAGGTAGATATGTTTCACTTAGACCTGATTATTAACTACAATTTTTAG
- a CDS encoding c-type cytochrome has protein sequence MKELRVFAKLFIKLFAIIFVLVGLVFIWLLTYEPSTKNDVIIESEEIVANDDWQPKDAMAELPTMSATVKEGYFLIAESSKYMGPNAVRAEDRYSGNNLACANCHLQKGAQAGSGSWVGIIERFPQFGGRGNREGTIEDRINGCMERSMNGKMLPEGADQMKAIVAYMNWLSEDVPENRKAEFKGYPKIKIPAVAVDLEKGSQVYQKECIICHGENGAGVLNAVDGKSYTYPPLWGPDSFNDGAGMNRVITSAEFIKSNMPYLQATWDNPKLTDEEAYHVAGYINSFSRPHKANKEDDYPNKKLKPVSTPYGPWADDFSPEQHKYGPFPPIMEYYKNEYGITKTK, from the coding sequence ATGAAAGAATTACGAGTATTTGCGAAACTATTTATAAAGCTATTTGCGATTATCTTCGTTTTGGTCGGTCTTGTTTTTATATGGTTATTAACGTATGAACCAAGTACTAAAAATGATGTAATTATTGAATCTGAAGAAATTGTAGCTAACGATGATTGGCAACCTAAAGATGCCATGGCAGAGTTACCTACTATGTCTGCGACAGTTAAAGAGGGGTACTTCCTTATTGCAGAATCTTCAAAATATATGGGTCCGAATGCAGTGCGTGCCGAAGATAGATATAGCGGTAATAATTTAGCATGTGCCAATTGCCACTTACAAAAAGGAGCACAGGCAGGCTCTGGATCTTGGGTGGGTATTATAGAACGATTTCCACAGTTTGGTGGCAGAGGTAATAGAGAAGGTACTATTGAAGATCGAATAAATGGGTGTATGGAGCGTAGTATGAACGGCAAAATGCTTCCGGAAGGTGCTGATCAAATGAAAGCGATTGTGGCCTATATGAATTGGTTGAGCGAAGATGTACCAGAAAATAGAAAGGCAGAGTTTAAAGGATATCCAAAAATAAAGATACCTGCTGTAGCGGTAGATTTAGAAAAGGGAAGTCAGGTGTATCAAAAAGAGTGTATCATCTGTCATGGTGAAAATGGAGCGGGAGTTCTTAATGCGGTCGATGGTAAAAGTTATACGTATCCGCCATTATGGGGACCAGATAGTTTTAATGATGGAGCAGGTATGAATAGGGTGATTACTTCTGCTGAGTTTATTAAAAGCAATATGCCTTATTTGCAGGCAACATGGGATAATCCCAAATTAACAGATGAAGAAGCTTATCATGTGGCGGGTTATATTAATAGTTTTTCAAGACCTCATAAGGCAAATAAGGAAGATGACTACCCTAATAAAAAATTGAAACCGGTATCTACACCTTATGGTCCTTGGGCAGATGATTTTTCTCCAGAACAACACAAATATGGACCGTTTCCACCAATAATGGAGTATTATAAGAACGAATACGGTATTACCAAAACGAAATAG